CGTTTTTCTTGGAAAATACATTGTATGACGACTGGAGAACTGTATTGATGTAGGAAAATCGCACCGTATATATCAGTTAGTAACCCCATGGTAAACAACCTTTTTGACATGAAGTAGTGCGGTTGATGAAGTGGGTGGGCTTTTTGGCGAATGGTCCGGTGAGCGAGAGTGACGGGATGAATGCTAATCATGAAAGGGATACCTGTACCCGTATTGTGAATCGCAGTCAAAGAGATCGGACAACAGTCGGCGGACAGTCGGTGACTTGGGCGGCCAGACTAACATGACGCTATCAAATACACcgaacgcacagaccaccgTCCACCCTTATCAGTCGAAAATTTGTTGCTGATTGAGTGAGTGTGTGAGAACCTCAATGACCACCAAGTCACTCGCTCATAATCTTACCGCAGCCGTTTTAAAATGGAGGTCGATAGCGACGCAGACTCCCGGTTTTTGGAGGGGACACGTCATTTTCTCTCCTGGTTCCAATCTCTGCCGGGAGCAACCTTCCATAAGCATATTGCGATTGAGGATCTGAGGAGTCGAAATGCAGGACGGGGTATTGGTGAGACTTCCTGGGTTCCGCTTGCAATCTTGCGCTTTTTGCTGACAAGACACCCAAACAGTCGCCCAGGCCGACATTGCTGCCGACACAGTTCTCTTCACTATCCCACGCAACAGCATTCTTTGCGcggcaacctcccccttAAAAGACAAACTCCCTGAAATATTTGACCtcgataatgatgatgaggacgagtCTGGAGATGAAAGTGATGGCGATAACCAAAACTCTTGGACGCTCCtgatcctcatcctcatccacgaATATCTGCAAGGGTCCTCCTCTCAGTGGAAGCCTTACCTCGacgtcctcccctccaccttcaacaccccTATGTTCTGGACACCCTCGCAGCTTTCCTTCCTTCAAGCTTCTGCCGTTACATCCAAGATCGGTCAGGAGGAGGCCGATAAGATGATCGCATCCAAGATCCTCCCTGTCATccgctcccacccccaaataTTCTTCCCCTCGTCAGCCACGCCCCTCTCCGATGACCAACTCATCCAGCTGGCGCACCGCATGGGCTCCACCATCATGTCATATGCTTTTGATCTTGAGCAGGACATGGAGATCCCCGAGCAGCTGGAGAACGACGACgaatgggaggaggaccGCGAAGGGAAAACTATGCTGGGGATGGTGCCCATGGCAGACATTTTGAACGCCGACGCCGAGTTCAATGTGCACATCAACCACGCCGAAGATGCCCTGACTGCTGTCTCACTCCGCCCCATcagaaagggggaggagattcTCAACTTTTACGGCCCGCTATCGAGTGCCGAGCTGCTCCGACGGTATGGATACGTCACGGAGAAGCATGCCAGGTGGGATGTGGTCGAGTTGTCTTGGAGTCTCATTTCGTCTGCGCTGCAGTCCAAGCTCCAAGCCCAGCCAGAGGTCTGGGAAAAGGTATGCGCGTTGGTGCAGCAggacgaggagtttgaggaggcaTTCGTTCTGGAACGTCAGAGTCCGGATCCTTCGTCCACAGGGTTGTTGGAAGAGCCGGCCGAGTTTACCTCTCTCCCCGACGAGCTCGGTGAGCAGTTCAAGCTTTGTCTAAAGGCCTGCAAAAAAATAACCGACAGCAAAAACGATATGGCCCTTCGCGCACTGAACGACAAGGACTGGAGAAAGAGGTTATACCTAGAAACCATATTGGAGGCTGTGACGCAGAGAGAAAGGGAATACGGTACCACACTAGAGCAGGATGATCAGCTCCTCAGTGCTAATCCGTCCGACCAACGAGAAAAGATGGCTGTGTGGGTGCGCCGGGGGGAGAAGCTTGTTCTAAGAGAAGCACGAGCGTGGATCACCACGCAGCTCGAGGAGCTGAGAAACAGACCCGTGGATCAGCCACAAGACGAAGGGAgggcggcgaagaggaggagaatatAATTATGTGGAAAAGTTAATAAATTATTAAGATGATATCGTGACAAGGTGTACCCATCGGCTGTGCCTCTGATCGGTATAAGGTAAGCCAGATTAtgaaaagaaaggaaaacCCCAACATGGTCGTTCCTGAACCCTAGCCGTGGATGTCAAACATGTCCCAAGACTGCAAGCCATCTCAAAGCAGGTCATGCCTTGTCCTTTGGCTTCTTTCGTATCAACCCCGCATCAAGGACATTGATGGAGATTGGCCCGCTCTCATTAGAGCCTGCCGTGCTTTGCCCTGTCTCTTGTGATGGCCCTTTCCTGCGCACTAGTCCTGTCAAGTTGGTCACGACGGCCCCCTGATTACCACTGCTCACACTCCCAAAGAGGTTTCCTTGTGTCTTAGCCTTACCGAGAACCGAAGCACCCCACTCGTCAGCGCCAACGCCTGCCTGACTGATCCAGCGCCGAGAACTTCCCACCGCCTTGTCCAGTGTCGAAAAGTCCAGGTGCAACAGAAGCTCGATATCCCTCTTGTATTCCGACTCGCTGACCACTTTGGCACCCCGTCCTTCTGGGGGCCAGTAATAGTACTTTGTCGACGTCGGTCGGTCGAGTAGATAGTTGCGGAGCTGGCGCTTCACCTTGGGCGGTCGCGATATGATGGGGCCcgtcagcttcttcttctttctcttcaacTTGTCCTTTTTCTTGCGACGATCTGGTTGCGGGGGCGAACCATCCAAATCTTGTTTCAGCGGGCTGCCTCTATTGGAGCGGGGAGTCTGAGCGAGGATATCCACGCGCCGACGGGGAGGTGTGGAGGGTGGGTTGTGAGACAAGAATGGCGCGTCAAATGACGAAGCGGACGTGTTAGTCTTTGCTTGGGCGGCAGTATCCTTCTTGATGGGGTTAAAAACTAGCCAAATAAAACCAGTGAGCCGTCCACTTGAGCACTCCTGGCGAAACGACATCATTTCCCAGAACTGGTCAAGATTTTTGACGCTCGCCCACTTCCATATTCCCTGCTTGCGTTTGGAgacctcctcgtccagctcGTCGCGAAATCGGGATTTGGGGTCGTCGGGGTAGCGCGGGATCAGGCAGCGCGGCGGCACCCAGTCGAACTCGTCGACGTAATGGGATATCTTTTCCAAGGGATGGCCGATAACCCAGTTGTCTGCACTCGTAGCTGTCCGTGGAACAAAGGCCCTCGTGTCAGTCTCCTCCAGACCCGGGACGAAGAGGTACCCTTTCGGGGTTCCCCACGCCTCCCCTCTCAATCCCTCCATCAGTGGGTTGAGCACTCTGCACCACCATTTGACCAGGCCCCGGTCGTCGAGAATATGTTTGCCGTCATTTTGCACGCTACCTGGAAACAGATACTGCGACTGGGCGCGGGCAAAGAGGTTCACGATGGTCTGTGTGTTCTTGCGTCGACGATGTTCGATCAGGTAGGCGAGGAATATGGCTGTCACTTGGCGGATGGGCGATGAGGTGCCCTTGGGGAGCTTGAGAAGATGCAGGTAGCCAGTCGAGTCCGCCTTGCCCACGAACAGCGTGGTCGAGTAGGCTGTCGTGAAGATGAAGATCTCGACAGCAAAGACCAACACCTGGGCTCTGGGCTCGGTGGCTTTGGCCTCGTCGGCACCGGGCGAAGCGCGCTTTAAGGAGGCAGGCGCATCGTGGTCGCGATCTATCGAGATGGCCAGGAAGTGGCTTTCGCCAAATGTCTTGTCTGGCCGTTCGTCTGGTGGGGCCGAGCAGAGAGGTTCGGTCTTGGTCGGGGGCGTCGAGAGGTGGTAAACGGCAAACTTGAAGCCGTGAGGCAACACGGCAGCGAGTCGATCGCGAAGGGTGTCGGTGCTGGTTGGAGTCGGAGTCACACTCTTGAAGGCACGTCTGAAGGTcgaggatgtggtggacGAAGACATTGTGGTGGTCGAGGCCCTGGAGACAAAGTGGTATCCCAGGTTCCAATGCAGTGCCGTGGCAGACAAGATGGAGCCcagggagctggagctggagctggagctggagcaggcGTGCCTGGCGTGCTGGGGATCAAGCCTGCTCGCGTGGGCCGCTTGGCATCCAACTGCATTGGCCAATGGAAAAGGTTTGTTTTGCCCCGCACATCCCTTGCAGCAGTGGGGCTTCGGTGTGGGGTTGTCGGGCTGAGCCGGCGCCGAAGTTCAGCCGCTTGGCAACGGAAGCGCATTGCAGCTTTGGCTGGGGAGACCGAGAGGACGGAAAAAAATTACAGCGCGATTGTTGGAGTGCCCGGCGCATGTGCTTGGAAGCAGCAAGACAAACAACACCTCGACCTGTAGCTGGCCATTGCACCTTTGACGAACCAGTCCCGCCCGACGAAACCCCAgcagccaacaacaccatggctCTCAATCCCGCGCGGGCGTCCGTCTCGTCGGCCTCCAAGGCTCTGGCAAGATGCACCCGGCCCCCACCATCGTCGGTTGCCAGCAGTATGGGCCTATCTGCCCGCCAAATGTCGACAGAGACGACAccgac
The sequence above is a segment of the Podospora pseudocomata strain CBS 415.72m chromosome 2 map unlocalized CBS415.72m_2, whole genome shotgun sequence genome. Coding sequences within it:
- the RMS1 gene encoding Ribosomal lysine N-methyltransferase 4 (EggNog:ENOG503NWQB; COG:S; BUSCO:EOG09261WJ8) translates to MEVDSDADSRFLEGTRHFLSWFQSLPGATFHKHIAIEDLRSRNAGRGIVAQADIAADTVLFTIPRNSILCAATSPLKDKLPEIFDLDNDDEDESGDESDGDNQNSWTLLILILIHEYLQGSSSQWKPYLDVLPSTFNTPMFWTPSQLSFLQASAVTSKIGQEEADKMIASKILPVIRSHPQIFFPSSATPLSDDQLIQLAHRMGSTIMSYAFDLEQDMEIPEQLENDDEWEEDREGKTMLGMVPMADILNADAEFNVHINHAEDALTAVSLRPIRKGEEILNFYGPLSSAELLRRYGYVTEKHARWDVVELSWSLISSALQSKLQAQPEVWEKVCALVQQDEEFEEAFVLERQSPDPSSTGLLEEPAEFTSLPDELGEQFKLCLKACKKITDSKNDMALRALNDKDWRKRLYLETILEAVTQREREYGTTLEQDDQLLSANPSDQREKMAVWVRRGEKLVLREARAWITTQLEELRNRPVDQPQDEGRAAKRRRI
- a CDS encoding uncharacterized protein (BUSCO:EOG09262D4G; EggNog:ENOG503NVSN; COG:S) is translated as MSSSTTSSTFRRAFKSVTPTPTSTDTLRDRLAAVLPHGFKFAVYHLSTPPTKTEPLCSAPPDERPDKTFGESHFLAISIDRDHDAPASLKRASPGADEAKATEPRAQVLVFAVEIFIFTTAYSTTLFVGKADSTGYLHLLKLPKGTSSPIRQVTAIFLAYLIEHRRRKNTQTIVNLFARAQSQYLFPGSVQNDGKHILDDRGLVKWWCRVLNPLMEGLRGEAWGTPKGYLFVPGLEETDTRAFVPRTATSADNWVIGHPLEKISHYVDEFDWVPPRCLIPRYPDDPKSRFRDELDEEVSKRKQGIWKWASVKNLDQFWEMMSFRQECSSGRLTGFIWLVFNPIKKDTAAQAKTNTSASSFDAPFLSHNPPSTPPRRRVDILAQTPRSNRGSPLKQDLDGSPPQPDRRKKKDKLKRKKKKLTGPIISRPPKVKRQLRNYLLDRPTSTKYYYWPPEGRGAKVVSESEYKRDIELLLHLDFSTLDKAVGSSRRWISQAGVGADEWGASVLGKAKTQGNLFGSVSSGNQGAVVTNLTGLVRRKGPSQETGQSTAGSNESGPISINVLDAGLIRKKPKDKA